A single region of the Arthrobacter sp. zg-Y820 genome encodes:
- a CDS encoding FMN-binding negative transcriptional regulator: MRHNPTYALDDIEAIKELIRDHPWCTLVSHVPGSGIIASHYPVLLDEEAEGIVLLSHMGRPDEIRHGLGAGEMLAIISGPHGYISPGWYGSRPNVPTWNFSTAHLWGTPEILSDADNLAVLDRLVTHFESPLPEPHLLHATLENSEYAHRIVRGTVGIRLPITRIEGKEKMNQNKEPETIRRIIDHLEQPGPYRNPALADRMKQANATVLD, translated from the coding sequence ATGAGGCACAACCCGACCTACGCGTTGGACGACATCGAAGCCATTAAGGAACTGATTCGCGATCACCCGTGGTGCACGCTCGTCAGCCATGTCCCGGGCAGCGGCATCATTGCCTCGCATTACCCGGTGCTGCTGGATGAAGAGGCCGAGGGCATCGTGCTGCTCAGCCACATGGGCCGTCCGGACGAAATCCGGCACGGCCTGGGCGCGGGTGAAATGCTGGCGATCATCTCCGGCCCGCACGGCTACATTTCTCCCGGCTGGTACGGGTCCCGCCCCAACGTGCCCACCTGGAACTTCTCCACCGCCCATCTCTGGGGAACCCCGGAAATCCTTTCCGATGCGGACAACCTCGCGGTCCTGGACCGCCTGGTGACCCACTTCGAATCCCCGTTGCCGGAACCGCATCTGCTGCACGCCACACTGGAGAACAGTGAATACGCCCACCGGATTGTGCGCGGCACGGTGGGAATCCGGCTGCCGATTACGCGCATCGAGGGCAAGGAAAAGATGAACCAGAACAAGGAGCCGGAGACTATTCGGCGAATTATTGACCACCTCGAGCAGCCCGGCCCCTACCGGAACCCGGCGTTGGCGGACCGGATGAAGCAGGCAAATGCAACGGTCCTGGACTGA
- a CDS encoding M23 family metallopeptidase, protein MTIGQDGTVAVSLPFTGKWRVENSPLRRVPSHGTHLLATTYAIDFVGVDDAGRSAPAVGWRTAFATEPPELFFAFGRPILAPVAGEVVAVHDGEQDHEARRSQLALLPYLLGQPARLRSGIGAVAGNYVLIATPDGNAVVGVMHLQAGTVRVRTGEQVREGQQIAACGNSGNSTQPHVHVQAMDGTDPWTARGLPLVFRSFGEKPARGSTFLPRENMLPQEASTVEAP, encoded by the coding sequence ATGACAATTGGTCAGGACGGTACCGTGGCGGTGTCCCTTCCCTTCACCGGAAAGTGGAGGGTGGAAAACAGTCCCCTGCGCCGGGTGCCCAGCCACGGCACCCATCTGCTCGCCACCACGTATGCCATCGACTTCGTGGGAGTGGACGACGCCGGCCGGTCGGCTCCCGCCGTCGGTTGGCGGACGGCGTTCGCCACCGAACCTCCGGAGCTGTTCTTCGCCTTCGGGCGCCCGATCCTCGCTCCGGTCGCCGGCGAGGTTGTCGCGGTGCACGACGGCGAGCAGGACCACGAGGCGCGCCGTTCCCAGCTGGCCCTCCTCCCCTACCTGCTGGGCCAGCCGGCCCGGCTGCGCAGCGGAATCGGAGCCGTTGCGGGCAACTATGTCCTCATCGCAACGCCCGACGGCAACGCGGTGGTGGGCGTGATGCATCTGCAGGCCGGCACTGTCCGTGTTCGCACCGGAGAGCAGGTCCGCGAGGGTCAGCAGATCGCGGCCTGCGGGAACTCCGGCAACTCCACCCAGCCCCATGTGCACGTGCAGGCAATGGACGGAACGGACCCGTGGACAGCCCGCGGACTGCCGCTGGTTTTCCGGTCCTTCGGCGAGAAGCCCGCCCGCGGCAGCACCTTTCTCCCCCGCGAGAACATGCTGCCGCAGGAGGCCTCCACGGTGGAGGCACCCTGA
- a CDS encoding alpha/beta fold hydrolase — MPNKNVFPTTSDRIRVPVAGGGAVAGTLRIPVGASPVAAVAIHPATAVAERLYTGFAEYLAENGFAVFTYDYRGTGASGSPKANRTLRMRDWMFQDVPAVAAWMAGRFPDLPQLAVGHSIGGHALVLNNGTAGLSGFVAVASHGGVTRAIENRRERIRVTLVLRVLGPLAARVLGFVPGKRMGLGEDMPGAAMLEWSRWSRMPGYFFDDPGMRASERAAKVDTDVFAIGFSDDPWATPKQIDAVYGCLVNAAVERRTYTPDDGGVPAIGHMGFFRRGVRDTLWPQVRDWLSERAGT, encoded by the coding sequence ATGCCCAACAAGAATGTGTTCCCCACCACTTCCGATCGGATCAGGGTTCCGGTGGCCGGCGGAGGCGCCGTTGCCGGAACCCTGCGGATACCGGTCGGAGCGTCGCCCGTCGCCGCGGTGGCCATCCATCCGGCGACGGCGGTGGCCGAACGCCTGTACACGGGCTTCGCCGAGTATCTTGCCGAGAACGGATTTGCCGTCTTCACCTACGACTACCGCGGCACCGGGGCCTCCGGCAGCCCGAAGGCCAACCGCACGCTGCGGATGCGGGATTGGATGTTCCAGGATGTCCCCGCGGTGGCTGCCTGGATGGCAGGCAGGTTTCCGGACCTGCCGCAGCTCGCCGTCGGGCACAGCATCGGCGGCCATGCACTGGTCCTCAACAACGGAACCGCCGGCCTCTCCGGGTTTGTCGCCGTCGCATCCCACGGCGGGGTCACCCGGGCCATCGAAAACCGCAGGGAGCGCATCCGGGTGACGCTGGTCCTGCGTGTCCTGGGGCCGCTGGCTGCACGGGTGCTTGGTTTCGTGCCGGGTAAGCGCATGGGGCTCGGTGAGGACATGCCCGGCGCGGCGATGCTGGAATGGAGCCGCTGGTCCCGGATGCCCGGCTACTTCTTTGACGACCCCGGCATGCGGGCGTCCGAGCGGGCTGCCAAGGTGGATACCGACGTCTTCGCCATTGGATTCAGCGATGACCCATGGGCCACGCCGAAGCAGATTGACGCTGTTTACGGCTGCCTGGTCAATGCGGCGGTGGAGCGACGCACCTATACGCCCGACGACGGCGGAGTCCCCGCGATCGGGCACATGGGCTTTTTCCGGCGAGGTGTCCGGGACACCCTCTGGCCGCAGGTCCGGGACTGGCTCAGTGAGCGGGCCGGAACTTAG
- the hpaE gene encoding 5-carboxymethyl-2-hydroxymuconate semialdehyde dehydrogenase — protein MSTHFVPENLPTHIQHFINGKFVDSASGATFDVLDPVTNKTYATAAAGQKEDIAAAVAAAREAFVNGPWPKMKPRERARILNRIADAVEAQEERLAEMETFDTGLPITQAKGQALRAAENFRFFADLIVAQFDDAMKVPGAQINYVNRKPIGVAGLITPWNTPFMLESWKLAPALATGNTVVLKPAEFTPLSASLWADIFTDAGVPAGVFNLVNGLGEEAGDALVKHPQVPLISFTGETTTGQTIFRNAAENLKGLSMELGGKSPCVIFADADLNAAIDSALFGVFSLNGERCTAGSRILVERPGYDEFCERFAARAKTIVVGDPHDPKTQVGALVHPEHFDKVASYVEIGKTEGRLLAGGGRPEGLEEGNYIAPTVFADVAPDARIFQEEIFGPVVAITPFDTEAEALELANNTKYGLAAYIWTQDLTRAHNFAQNTEAGMVWLNSHNVRDLRTPFGGVKASGLGHEGGYRSIDFYTDQQAVHISLGKVHTPKFGTDDAAKVDG, from the coding sequence ATGAGCACGCACTTCGTCCCGGAGAACCTGCCCACCCACATCCAGCACTTCATCAACGGCAAGTTCGTGGACTCCGCCAGCGGTGCCACCTTCGACGTGCTGGATCCGGTCACCAACAAGACCTACGCCACCGCCGCCGCGGGCCAGAAGGAAGACATCGCCGCCGCCGTCGCCGCCGCCCGCGAAGCCTTCGTCAACGGCCCGTGGCCGAAGATGAAGCCGCGCGAACGCGCCCGCATCCTCAACAGGATCGCCGACGCGGTCGAAGCCCAGGAAGAACGCCTGGCCGAAATGGAAACCTTCGACACGGGCCTGCCCATCACCCAGGCCAAGGGCCAGGCCCTGCGCGCCGCGGAGAACTTCCGCTTCTTCGCGGACCTGATCGTGGCCCAGTTCGACGACGCCATGAAGGTCCCCGGCGCCCAGATCAACTACGTGAACCGCAAGCCCATCGGCGTCGCCGGGCTCATCACCCCGTGGAACACCCCGTTTATGCTCGAGTCCTGGAAGCTTGCCCCGGCCCTGGCCACCGGCAACACCGTGGTGCTCAAGCCGGCCGAGTTCACCCCGCTGTCCGCCTCGCTCTGGGCCGACATCTTCACCGACGCCGGCGTTCCCGCCGGGGTGTTCAACCTGGTCAACGGCCTCGGCGAGGAAGCCGGCGACGCGCTGGTGAAGCACCCGCAGGTCCCGCTGATCTCCTTCACCGGCGAAACCACCACCGGGCAGACGATCTTCCGCAACGCCGCCGAAAACCTCAAGGGCCTGTCCATGGAGCTCGGCGGCAAGAGCCCCTGCGTCATCTTCGCCGACGCGGACCTCAACGCCGCGATCGATTCCGCACTGTTTGGCGTCTTCTCCCTCAACGGCGAACGCTGCACCGCCGGCTCCCGCATCCTGGTCGAACGACCCGGCTACGACGAATTCTGCGAACGCTTCGCCGCCCGCGCCAAGACCATCGTCGTCGGCGACCCGCACGATCCGAAGACCCAGGTGGGCGCCCTCGTGCATCCCGAACACTTCGACAAGGTCGCCTCCTACGTGGAAATCGGCAAGACCGAAGGCCGCCTGCTCGCCGGCGGCGGACGCCCCGAAGGGCTCGAGGAGGGCAACTACATTGCACCCACCGTCTTCGCCGACGTCGCCCCGGACGCGCGGATCTTCCAGGAGGAGATCTTCGGCCCCGTTGTCGCCATCACCCCCTTCGACACCGAAGCCGAGGCCCTGGAACTGGCCAACAACACCAAGTACGGCCTCGCCGCCTACATCTGGACGCAGGACCTCACCCGCGCGCACAACTTCGCGCAGAACACCGAGGCCGGCATGGTCTGGCTCAACAGCCACAACGTCCGCGACCTGCGCACTCCGTTTGGGGGTGTGAAGGCCTCCGGCCTGGGCCACGAGGGCGGCTACCGCTCCATCGACTTCTACACCGACCAGCAGGCCGTGCACATTTCCCTGGGCAAGGTCCACACCCCGAAGTTCGGGACCGACGACGCCGCCAAGGTCGACGGCTAA
- a CDS encoding low temperature requirement protein A, whose translation MPHLPRPPRSAARISDETHRVTTFELFFDLVFVFAFTQVTGFMVHEYSFLGVLQGIVILVLLWWSWAPFSWLANQAHADEGLMRFGLSAVMVAIFIAALAIPEAFDDLDGGLDGPLVLALAYTAVRILHLGLYVYAAGNDQPLRRQIAKLTVTAVLGAALVITGALLGGPAQTWFWLAGMVLDTGLTFLISWHGNWRVQSAAHWTERYGLVVILALGESIVSIGAGASEVPVSVPVLTGAAAGICLSIGLWWLYFDVTAIAAEHRFAALHGAARSSAAVVAYTFLHLPLVAGIVLTALGVEDALAHVEEGKSLGRVGAFALFGGPALYLLAIAAFWRRMGAGWKKWRLGTAALLLALLAARPQLTSLAALLLVTVIIAALVAVENVRYAGPRGRIRGRSLEP comes from the coding sequence ATGCCGCATCTGCCGCGCCCGCCGCGCTCTGCTGCCCGCATCTCGGATGAGACGCACCGGGTCACCACCTTTGAGCTGTTCTTTGACCTGGTGTTCGTGTTCGCCTTCACCCAGGTCACCGGGTTCATGGTGCATGAGTACTCATTCCTGGGTGTGCTGCAGGGGATCGTCATCCTGGTTCTGCTGTGGTGGTCCTGGGCGCCCTTCTCCTGGCTCGCGAACCAGGCGCACGCCGATGAAGGACTCATGCGGTTCGGCCTGTCCGCCGTCATGGTGGCGATTTTCATTGCCGCGCTGGCCATTCCGGAGGCCTTCGACGACCTCGACGGCGGACTCGACGGCCCGCTGGTCCTTGCCCTGGCCTACACCGCGGTCCGGATCCTGCACCTGGGCCTGTACGTGTATGCGGCCGGGAACGATCAGCCCCTGCGGCGCCAGATCGCCAAACTGACCGTCACCGCTGTCCTGGGAGCGGCGCTGGTCATCACCGGGGCGCTGCTGGGCGGACCCGCACAGACCTGGTTCTGGCTGGCCGGCATGGTGCTGGACACCGGCCTCACCTTCCTCATCTCGTGGCACGGGAACTGGCGGGTTCAGTCCGCCGCGCACTGGACCGAACGGTACGGGCTCGTGGTCATCCTCGCGCTCGGCGAATCCATCGTTTCCATCGGTGCCGGCGCGTCCGAGGTGCCCGTGAGCGTACCGGTGCTTACCGGTGCGGCGGCAGGAATCTGCCTGTCCATCGGACTCTGGTGGCTCTACTTCGACGTCACGGCAATCGCTGCCGAACACCGCTTCGCCGCACTGCACGGAGCCGCCCGCTCCTCGGCCGCCGTCGTCGCGTACACCTTCCTGCATCTGCCCCTCGTGGCCGGGATTGTCCTCACTGCCCTGGGCGTGGAGGACGCGCTGGCGCATGTGGAGGAGGGGAAAAGCCTGGGCCGCGTCGGGGCCTTCGCGTTGTTCGGCGGACCGGCACTGTACCTGCTTGCCATTGCGGCCTTCTGGCGGCGGATGGGCGCCGGCTGGAAAAAGTGGCGCCTCGGAACGGCCGCACTCCTGCTGGCCCTGCTGGCCGCTCGGCCCCAGCTCACTTCCCTGGCGGCCCTCCTGCTCGTCACCGTCATCATTGCCGCGTTGGTGGCCGTGGAAAACGTGCGGTACGCCGGGCCCAGGGGACGCATCCGGGGCAGAAGCCTGGAACCATGA
- a CDS encoding GntR family transcriptional regulator: protein MSSVSGPATGTGQASSTATGSKSEQAYTQLKDRILGGEMSPGYRLVLSSIATEMGFSVVPVREAIRRLEAEGLVHFERNVGATVAGIDPDLYLHTMQTLSIIEGAATALAAPDISKEELAKARELNNQMREVLDNFDPVRFTALNTEFHALLYARCPNPHILDLVHRGWNRLGRIRSSVFRYVPDRAHASVSEHEALLHLIEAHAPAPDVEHAARAHRTNTLNAFLAQNHQPPSPI from the coding sequence ATGAGCAGCGTGAGTGGCCCCGCGACCGGCACCGGGCAAGCCAGCAGCACCGCCACCGGCTCCAAATCGGAGCAGGCTTATACCCAGCTGAAGGACCGCATCCTCGGCGGAGAAATGAGCCCGGGCTACCGCCTGGTGCTCAGCAGTATCGCCACGGAGATGGGCTTCAGTGTGGTCCCCGTCCGGGAAGCCATCCGCCGGCTCGAAGCCGAAGGGCTGGTGCACTTTGAACGCAACGTGGGCGCCACAGTGGCCGGCATCGATCCGGACCTGTACCTGCACACCATGCAGACCCTCAGCATCATCGAAGGCGCCGCCACCGCCCTGGCCGCCCCGGACATCAGCAAAGAGGAACTGGCGAAAGCCCGGGAACTCAACAACCAAATGCGCGAGGTCCTGGACAACTTCGACCCGGTCCGCTTCACCGCCCTGAACACCGAGTTCCACGCCCTGCTCTACGCCCGCTGCCCCAACCCGCACATCCTGGACCTGGTGCACCGCGGCTGGAACCGGCTGGGCCGGATACGCTCCTCCGTCTTCCGATACGTCCCGGACCGCGCGCACGCTTCGGTGTCCGAACACGAAGCGCTGCTGCACCTGATCGAGGCACACGCCCCGGCCCCCGACGTCGAACACGCCGCCCGCGCGCACCGCACCAACACGCTCAACGCCTTCCTGGCTCAGAACCACCAGCCGCCCTCACCGATCTAA
- the hpaD gene encoding 3,4-dihydroxyphenylacetate 2,3-dioxygenase, with amino-acid sequence MESRIPTPSIAPPDIVRCAYTDLVVTDLERSRKFYVDVLGLHVTEEDDDAIYLRSLEEFIHHNLVLRKGPVAAVAALAYRVRTPEDVDVAEAYYQELGCRTERRKDGFTKGIGDSVRVEDPLGFPYEFFYETEHVERLTQRYDLYSAGELVRLDHFNQVTPDVPRGRAYLEDLGFRVSEDIKDSDGVTYAAWMHRKHTVHDTALTGGDGPRMHHLAFATHEKHNIIQICDKMGALRISDRIERGPGRHGVSNAFYLYILDPDDHRIEIYTQDYYTGDPDNPTITWDVHDNQRRDWWGNPVVPSWYTEASLVLDLDGNPQPLTARTETSEMAVTIGADGFSYTRPDDDAGSSEGEAAQGFKIGTQL; translated from the coding sequence ATCGAAAGCCGCATTCCCACCCCGAGCATCGCCCCGCCGGACATTGTCCGCTGCGCCTACACGGACCTGGTGGTCACCGATCTGGAACGGTCCCGGAAGTTCTACGTGGATGTCCTGGGCCTGCACGTCACCGAAGAGGACGACGACGCCATCTACCTGCGCTCCCTTGAGGAGTTCATCCACCACAACCTGGTGCTGCGCAAGGGTCCGGTGGCCGCCGTCGCCGCCCTGGCCTACCGCGTCCGCACCCCCGAAGACGTGGACGTCGCCGAGGCCTACTACCAGGAACTGGGCTGCCGCACCGAACGACGGAAGGACGGCTTCACCAAGGGCATCGGCGACTCTGTGCGGGTGGAGGATCCGCTGGGCTTCCCCTACGAGTTCTTCTACGAAACCGAGCACGTGGAACGCCTCACCCAGCGCTACGACCTCTACTCCGCCGGGGAACTCGTCCGCCTGGACCACTTCAACCAGGTCACCCCGGACGTGCCCCGCGGCCGCGCCTATCTGGAGGACCTGGGCTTCCGCGTCTCCGAGGACATCAAGGATTCCGACGGCGTCACCTACGCCGCCTGGATGCACCGCAAGCACACCGTCCATGACACCGCCCTGACTGGCGGCGACGGCCCGCGGATGCACCACCTGGCCTTCGCGACGCATGAAAAGCACAACATCATCCAGATCTGCGACAAGATGGGCGCCCTGCGCATCTCCGACCGGATTGAACGCGGCCCCGGCCGGCACGGCGTCTCCAACGCCTTCTACCTCTACATCCTGGATCCGGACGACCACCGCATCGAGATCTATACGCAGGACTATTACACCGGCGATCCGGACAACCCCACCATCACCTGGGACGTCCACGACAACCAGCGCCGCGACTGGTGGGGTAACCCCGTGGTCCCGTCCTGGTACACCGAGGCCTCCCTGGTGCTGGACCTGGACGGCAACCCGCAGCCGCTCACCGCCCGCACCGAGACCTCCGAAATGGCGGTCACCATTGGCGCCGACGGGTTCTCCTACACCCGCCCCGACGACGACGCCGGCAGCTCCGAGGGCGAGGCCGCGCAGGGCTTCAAAATCGGCACCCAGCTCTAG
- a CDS encoding glycosyltransferase 87 family protein codes for MALSTADSRSQQRTSPRTKLLWLILGLPAALVLVVLGAQIHGLDFTVYREGARAFLGMGEHRLYDPALVQTDTRGLPFTYPPFAALLLTPFAFLPEAAGLVLLTATSCLCLVLTAILVARYLCDNDALPERIRAALGGTAGVVVLATLLIGVLGPWREGLGFGQINPMLMVLIVADLIRPAGRIPRGILIGLAAGIKLTPLAFGLIFLVRRDWRAILTLGLTFAATVATGWLAAPEQSRIFWFHALSDPSRVGDTTDMYNVSLNSLITHLGAPGFLQRPLWLLAAAAVVVLGFLAIKRADGRGDTVAAISANAVVMLAISPISWFHHWVWMALVLPALWVSVRRRRAAARAWGIALGAAMLPVFMLSSITITMMLTGEVSGQGPAALELFTGLGVILPVLALVYWATDRVGSSAAPSPESSS; via the coding sequence ATGGCATTATCGACGGCGGATTCCCGCTCCCAGCAGCGCACCTCTCCCCGCACGAAGCTCCTCTGGCTGATTCTGGGGCTGCCGGCGGCGCTGGTGCTGGTGGTCCTCGGGGCGCAGATCCACGGACTGGACTTCACCGTTTACCGCGAGGGTGCGCGGGCCTTCCTCGGCATGGGCGAGCACCGCCTGTACGATCCGGCCCTGGTGCAGACGGACACCCGCGGCCTGCCCTTCACCTATCCCCCGTTCGCCGCACTGCTGCTGACGCCTTTCGCCTTCCTTCCGGAGGCTGCCGGGCTGGTGCTGCTGACGGCGACCTCGTGCCTCTGCCTGGTGCTGACCGCGATCCTGGTGGCCCGCTACCTCTGCGACAACGACGCACTGCCGGAACGGATCCGGGCAGCGCTGGGCGGCACGGCCGGCGTCGTCGTGCTGGCGACCCTGCTGATCGGCGTGCTCGGACCGTGGCGCGAGGGCCTGGGCTTCGGGCAGATCAATCCGATGCTCATGGTGCTGATCGTGGCGGATCTGATCCGTCCCGCCGGCCGGATCCCCCGCGGTATTCTGATTGGCCTCGCCGCCGGCATCAAACTCACGCCGCTGGCCTTCGGCCTGATCTTCCTGGTCCGGCGCGACTGGCGGGCCATCCTGACCCTGGGTCTCACGTTCGCGGCCACCGTCGCCACGGGCTGGCTGGCCGCGCCGGAGCAGTCCCGCATCTTCTGGTTTCACGCCCTCTCCGATCCCAGCCGGGTGGGCGACACCACCGACATGTACAACGTGTCGCTGAACTCGCTGATCACGCATCTGGGCGCCCCCGGGTTCCTGCAGCGTCCGCTCTGGCTGCTCGCCGCCGCCGCCGTCGTCGTCCTGGGTTTCCTGGCCATCAAGCGTGCCGACGGGCGCGGGGACACGGTGGCGGCCATCAGCGCCAATGCCGTGGTGATGCTGGCCATCTCGCCGATTTCCTGGTTCCACCACTGGGTCTGGATGGCGCTGGTCCTGCCGGCGCTGTGGGTCTCGGTACGACGACGACGCGCGGCGGCGCGCGCCTGGGGCATCGCGCTGGGAGCCGCGATGCTGCCGGTGTTTATGCTCTCCTCCATCACCATCACGATGATGCTCACGGGCGAGGTCAGCGGACAGGGGCCGGCGGCGCTGGAACTGTTCACCGGTCTCGGCGTGATCCTGCCGGTCCTGGCGCTGGTTTACTGGGCGACCGACCGTGTCGGCAGCAGTGCCGCGCCGTCCCCGGAATCCTCCAGCTAG
- the hpaH gene encoding 2-oxo-hept-4-ene-1,7-dioate hydratase: MLDQQTLRAVADELLEAQRTRTPVPRLTTRYPNMTIEDSYAVQNLWRERMIAAGRSLAGHKIGLTSKAMQAATGITEPDYGVILDDMVLENGCTLEWDRYTHPRVEVELAFVLGKPLSGPNCTLFDVLHATDYVVPALEILDSRIEMEGRTIVDTIADNAAMGAMVVGGNAVKPADVDLRWVSALLYRNQSIEETGVAAGVLNHPAAGVYWLANKLSAHGTSLEAGEIILAGSFTRPMWVYKGDSVYADYGPLGTITCRFE, encoded by the coding sequence GTGCTAGATCAACAGACTCTCCGGGCGGTGGCCGATGAGCTGCTCGAAGCCCAACGCACCCGCACCCCGGTGCCGCGCCTGACCACGCGCTACCCCAACATGACCATCGAGGACTCCTACGCGGTGCAGAACCTGTGGCGGGAGCGGATGATCGCTGCCGGGCGGTCCCTGGCCGGCCACAAGATCGGCCTCACTTCCAAGGCCATGCAGGCCGCCACCGGCATCACCGAACCCGACTACGGCGTCATCCTCGACGACATGGTGCTGGAAAACGGCTGCACGCTGGAGTGGGACCGCTACACCCATCCCCGTGTGGAGGTGGAGCTGGCGTTCGTGCTGGGCAAGCCGCTCTCCGGGCCGAACTGCACGCTCTTCGATGTCCTGCATGCCACGGACTACGTGGTGCCCGCACTGGAAATCCTGGACTCCCGGATCGAGATGGAGGGCCGGACCATCGTGGACACCATCGCGGACAACGCGGCGATGGGCGCCATGGTGGTCGGCGGCAATGCGGTGAAACCAGCCGACGTCGACCTGCGCTGGGTGTCGGCGCTGCTCTACCGGAACCAGAGTATCGAGGAGACCGGCGTCGCCGCCGGAGTGCTCAACCATCCCGCCGCCGGCGTGTACTGGCTGGCGAACAAACTGTCCGCCCACGGCACCTCGCTGGAAGCCGGAGAAATCATCCTGGCCGGATCCTTTACCCGCCCGATGTGGGTCTACAAGGGGGATTCGGTCTACGCAGACTACGGACCGTTGGGAACCATCACATGCCGATTCGAGTAA
- a CDS encoding GNAT family N-acetyltransferase, whose amino-acid sequence MRQDPSNWTPASTERLLLRRLEPEDREDAVRIHADPRTNRYNPDDFSAAAAEVLFEMFLEHWNREGFGYWAVAERAAPQTVIGFTGLHLGRVDGREILNLYYRYDPAVWGRGYATEGAAEAVRRGLVHFPDVPVLARTNDLNRPSQHTALAAGLLRRADLDRRSGERLNVYFALGWPD is encoded by the coding sequence ATGCGCCAAGATCCCTCCAACTGGACTCCTGCCAGCACCGAGCGGCTCCTGCTGCGCCGGCTGGAACCGGAGGACCGGGAAGACGCTGTCCGGATCCACGCCGATCCCCGGACCAACCGCTACAACCCCGACGACTTCAGCGCGGCTGCTGCCGAGGTGCTTTTTGAGATGTTTCTGGAGCACTGGAACCGGGAGGGGTTCGGCTACTGGGCAGTGGCCGAGCGAGCAGCTCCGCAGACGGTGATCGGGTTTACCGGCCTGCACCTGGGCCGGGTGGATGGCCGGGAAATTCTCAACCTTTACTACCGCTACGATCCCGCGGTGTGGGGCCGCGGGTACGCGACTGAAGGAGCCGCCGAGGCCGTCCGCAGGGGGCTGGTCCACTTTCCGGACGTGCCGGTATTGGCGCGCACAAATGACCTTAACCGGCCTTCCCAGCACACCGCGCTGGCGGCGGGGCTGCTGCGCCGCGCAGATCTGGACCGGCGAAGCGGTGAGCGCCTGAATGTGTATTTTGCCCTCGGCTGGCCGGACTGA
- a CDS encoding HpcH/HpaI aldolase/citrate lyase family protein, whose amino-acid sequence MPIRVNAEETFGARLATAGRHQAGMWVCSGSPLVAEICAGSGLDWLLIDAEHSPNGLESLLAQLQAVHGYPVSPVVRPPSGDPVLLKQYLDLGAQNLLIPMVDTPEQAAELVRAVRYPPQGIRGVGSALARASRWNRIEGYLENAAESVTLLVQIETAAAVENVAAIAAVDGVDGLFIGPSDLAASMGHLGQQEHPEVIAAVEHCIRTVKAAGKPVGVNAFAEAAARRYLDAGVDFILVGADVALLARGSEALAAKYLPAADDGVRASY is encoded by the coding sequence ATGCCGATTCGAGTAAACGCCGAGGAAACCTTCGGAGCCCGGCTGGCCACTGCCGGCCGGCATCAGGCCGGCATGTGGGTCTGTTCCGGCAGCCCGCTGGTTGCCGAAATCTGCGCTGGCTCCGGGCTGGACTGGCTGCTGATCGACGCAGAGCACAGTCCCAACGGGCTGGAGTCGCTGCTGGCGCAGCTGCAGGCGGTGCACGGCTACCCGGTTAGCCCGGTGGTCCGGCCGCCGTCGGGCGACCCGGTGCTGCTCAAGCAGTACCTGGACCTGGGGGCGCAGAACCTGCTGATTCCCATGGTTGACACGCCCGAGCAGGCCGCCGAGCTGGTCCGGGCCGTGCGGTATCCGCCGCAGGGCATCCGGGGTGTGGGCAGTGCCCTGGCTCGGGCCTCGCGCTGGAACCGGATCGAGGGGTACCTCGAGAACGCCGCCGAGTCCGTAACGCTGCTGGTGCAGATCGAAACGGCCGCCGCCGTGGAGAACGTGGCGGCGATTGCCGCGGTGGACGGGGTGGACGGGCTGTTCATCGGGCCGTCGGACCTCGCCGCGTCCATGGGACATCTCGGCCAGCAGGAGCATCCCGAGGTGATTGCCGCCGTCGAGCACTGCATCCGCACCGTGAAGGCCGCCGGGAAACCGGTGGGCGTGAACGCGTTCGCTGAAGCCGCCGCCCGGCGCTACCTCGACGCCGGCGTGGACTTCATCCTGGTGGGCGCCGACGTCGCACTCCTGGCCCGGGGCAGCGAAGCCCTGGCCGCGAAGTATCTCCCCGCCGCCGACGACGGCGTCCGCGCGAGTTACTGA